Within Corallococcus exiguus, the genomic segment ATTGGACCCGGCCGAGTCATATAAATCATGCAACACAAGCATTATGAAATAGCATGGCAAGCCTTGAAACATCGGTGGGACGTCTCAGACCCAGGTCGTAGCCCTGGGGGGCTTCGGATTCGTGGGGGGGATCGGTTACGCTGCTTTGCGACACGGCGGAATGGGACCGCCGGGCTGGGCCGGGGTGTTTCGTGGAAGAAGAGATCGTCTATCGCCACACGGTGGAGGGGGTGTTCCGCTCCATTGGTGACCGGCTCACTCCGGAGCTCCGAACGAAGCTGAAGGACGTGGGCCTGGACCTAGATGCTCAGTCTCCGCACCACACCCCTCGGAAGACCTTCGCGGAGGCCATTCGCGTCACCGTCGAACACCTGTACCCCCAACTCGACGTAGGCGAGGGCTACCGGCGCCTGGGCATCGGCATCATCCAGGGGATGGAGCAGACCGTGCTCGGCAAGTCGCTCGTGTCCATGTGGCCCATCTTCGGGCCCGAGCGCGTCGTGGTTCGCATCCAGGAGAGCTTCTCCACCGTCAACAACTACATGCGGTCGGAGCTGCTCACCCAGGGCCCCGGGCACCACATCATCCGCGTCAACGAGTGCAACGGGAACCCGGGCTACCTGCGCGGTCTCATCGAAGCGGGGCTGGCCAAGGCCGGCGCCAAGAACCTGCGCGTCGAGCCCTTCGACTTCGATGGCCACGCCTGCTCCTACCGCATCCGGTGGGGCGGCTGAGGCTTGAACCCAGGGAACTCCCTGGAACCGGCTTTCGGACGGATTCATGGCCGAGCCGGTTGTCTATCGTCACACGATTGAGGGGCATCCCTCCCGTTCCCAACACCACTTCGTTCACTCCGTAAGCCCCCAGAAACGACAAGGCCCCCGGATCCACTCGTGGATCCGGGGGCCTTCTTCGTGGCCGGCGCATCAGGCCAGGTCGAACAGCAGGGCCTCCAGCGGCTCGGAGGCGGTGAGCACGAGGCTCGACTCGTCGGACACGGCGACTCCGTCACCGGCCTTCAGGGCCACTCCGTTGAGCGTGCCCGTGCCCCTGGCGATCTGCACCCAGGCGTGGCGCCCCTTGGGCAGCGTGTACTCCGCCTTCTCTCCCGGGCTCAGCAGCGTGCTGCTGAGCAGCACGTCCTGGTGCACCGTGAGGCTGCCGTCTCGGGCGTCCGGGCTGGCCACCACGCGCCAGCGTCCCTGCCGGTCCTTCTCCGGGAAGAACTTCTGCTCATACTCCGGCTTCAGGCCCTTCTTCTCTGGGATGATCCAGATCTGCAGGAAGTGGACGTCCTCGTTGGAGCCGTTCATCTCGCTGTGCATCACGCCCGTGCCGGCCGTCATGCGCTGCACCTCTCCGGCGCGCAGGAGCCCCTGGCCTCCCGTGCTGTCACGGTGCGCGATGGCGCCGCTCAGCG encodes:
- a CDS encoding DUF2378 family protein; this translates as MEEEIVYRHTVEGVFRSIGDRLTPELRTKLKDVGLDLDAQSPHHTPRKTFAEAIRVTVEHLYPQLDVGEGYRRLGIGIIQGMEQTVLGKSLVSMWPIFGPERVVVRIQESFSTVNNYMRSELLTQGPGHHIIRVNECNGNPGYLRGLIEAGLAKAGAKNLRVEPFDFDGHACSYRIRWGG
- a CDS encoding pirin family protein, translated to MMNVRPSEARGHANHGWLDSHHTFSFASYFDPENMGFRSLRVINEDRVQSGEGFDTHPHRDMEIITYPLSGAIAHRDSTGGQGLLRAGEVQRMTAGTGVMHSEMNGSNEDVHFLQIWIIPEKKGLKPEYEQKFFPEKDRQGRWRVVASPDARDGSLTVHQDVLLSSTLLSPGEKAEYTLPKGRHAWVQIARGTGTLNGVALKAGDGVAVSDESSLVLTASEPLEALLFDLA